In Tachysurus vachellii isolate PV-2020 chromosome 12, HZAU_Pvac_v1, whole genome shotgun sequence, the DNA window AGtcccagtaagagagagaatgagagatgagctttaaatggaccttcatgtgttgtgtgtctccTAACAGCTCAGTGCACAGACAGCAGTGGAGGACAATGAGATGATCTTTACTGAGCTGATCAGCTCCATGGAGAAAAAGCGCTCGGAGGTGACGGAgatgatcagagctcaggagaaggCTGGACTGAGTCGAGCTGAACGACTCCTGGAGGaactggagcaggagattgatgatcttcagaggagagtcactgaGATGGAGACGCTTTCACATACACATGATTCCATCCAATTcctccaggtaacacacactgtctgatctacagagtCAGCTGTTCTCTAAAACACCTCTACCTTCAACATTAGCGCATATGTTCTCAAACTTATGCTCAAGATTCCATGTGGGGCCTCCTGAGACAGATGGGGTTGCAGGAGATGTTTAACAAGCATTATTGATGTGATCAAGGAGCTATGAATTATTTTTGTCTGGTGTGTTTATCATGATACTTGATCTGCACTCAAATGTGCCAGAGGGTGTTATGGGCATACTCCATCCACATTAGTCAAGAGATTGGAGAAGGCCAGGCATCAGAGGGACCATTCCAGGTCTTGATTGGCTCTTTCTACCTGTCCATTTGGCAGCAGGTAAAAACCTGACAATAATCTTGCCATACAAAGGACTTCTAAAGGTGTCTGGTAAATAGAGGTAAATGCCAGTGATATACTCAAGGGAGAGATGTGCCCATAAATGAGATGGTATGGGTATGGGGTGAAGTAGAGCTTGTGGACAGGTTTAAAACTTCTTATCTCAGCACAGATCTGACAAGCTGTGACATAGGTCAGAACAACTAGCCACCAGAACCTACCACAAGTACTCCAAGGTTCTAATGGCACAAGAATGCACAGCAAATACTGTGTGGCCCCAGGAGAGAAGCTACACTCAAACAAATAATGGGAAATAGATCCTGCCTGGTTGGACATCACCTAGGCTTGGTTCCTGCCAAAGCACCCAGAGGAACATTTCCTCCAAACCTTGTGCAGACCGCAAATATTTTGGGAGATAAAATTATGGGCTGGGAAGAGGTCTGTACCAGATTAAAGGACAGTGTGAAGTTGAACCCAGAGAAAAATATGGGCCACTTAGCCTTGGCCACCTTCCATGAGTGCCTCCATTCCTCCAAGGTTAACATAAGGAGTTCACTGTCCTTATAGCTTCATAGCATCTTCATGACACAGTTAGCTGTGAGAGAAATAGGAGGAAGGGGTTTTGGGAGTAAGAACATGCCCCTGGGGGCTGCACTGGGGAGCCGGTTAATAGCACAGTCAGAAGACCTATGGGATGGCAATGACTGGGCCCGATGTTTAGAAAATACCACTTAGAGGtcaacagtgtaacagtgacaAGGGTGCAGAAATAATACAGTTTTCAGGAGGATATAAACATTAGGGCAGTATAGTTTGATTGAGGCACAGATCTTTCAACAGCATCTCAAAGAGAGGAGTTAGCAAATGACAAGAAGCATTTATCTGTATTGTCTTACATTTGCTTTCTCTAGGCCCTTGCTTCTGCACATTGGGCTCCCAAACTTCACATTCCGAAGTCTAACACATCCAGTATCACTGTCCCTCAACACCTCTCATTTGTTGGAATGATGGATTCTCTGTCGGATCTGAAGAAGAGAATCGAGGAATTCTGTAAGGaggaatttaaaaacaaaattcatcCACATGGTAAGAGGAGCTTCTTCTGCTTGAGAAACACAATGATGTAAAAGCTCTAAAATTCCCAACATACAGGAAGTGATTCAGACTGTTTTTGTGAacttatgatgatgatgatgatgatgatgatgatgaggattattattattattattattattattattattattattattattgtctccacagctgcagcagttcagatCAGTTCACCATCGCAGGAACAGGATGGAGATTTTCTGAAATGTAtgtgcaccacacacacacacacaaaagtaatattttcttCAAAAGCAGCTTAGAATCAGAATTTTGTTATTTGCCATAAACGCTTCCATTTGGTCATagcctgatacacacacaattaacatCCTTCTACAAATATTGAGAATAAATTTAGAAGGTATTGCACCATAAGTTAAAATGGTAGACTCTGTTGTAATTGAAATTGCAATGGATGTAGAAATAGCAACTGGATTCAGTTCAGGGTTCCTCGGACTGGAACAGAGCCTGGAACATGAACATGGTCTGGGACTGGAACAGGGCCTGGAACATGAACATGGTCTGGGACCGGAACAGGGCCTGGAACATGAACATGGTCTGGGACTGAAACAGGGCCTGGAACATGAACATGGTCTGGGACTGGAACAGGGCCTGGAACATGAACATGGTCTGGGACTGGAACAGAGCCTGGAACTTAAACATAGCCAGAGACTGCAAAAAGGTCTGGGAGGCCACGTTGGCTTGGCAGGAAACATGGATTGCAACAAGATGTGGGAGAACTTGCGCTGTGATGCTACTGGTTGGCATGCACTGTATGCAGAAAAGCACAAGTCAAGGATTCAAGACagctatttattctttttattttgggggcggggctgtacGTGACATCgcaattcccctcattgttttttattttgcttattttgggggagAGTTTTGAGAGAACTTTGTCCAGAGCATCACCCTAAAGAAgttgtccgagtttggtgtagatagctTGAAAGCTTgacgagttataaacctctacATTTTATAATGGGTGTCTATGGCAAAAAAgcccaatttgagacccggtactgtGAGTACTGGACCTCAGAatgcttagaaaagtaaagGGGAACAAACTTTAGACCAGGGTCAAGGACATATCtgattttggtgcatgtggcttgaaagccctaggaggagttaatCTTGGTCATTTTTGTCTAATAAGAATAAGCAGAACAGAACGTTGGCTTCTGCAAGCTTTTGAGCAACATGCACCAAAACCAAAGACCCTGGTCTAAAGTTACTGTGACATTTCCTAAACGATCCGAGGAGAACAACGTCATGGGTATTGGAATGACATCACAAGACGCAGTTCCCctcactgtgctgagtgttttgttttatcacatgtccattttgtggtcatttgttattttgggggcggggctgcacgtgacatcatgtgacgtcatccgaatacctATGCCTGGACGTCACCTTACGTCACAttcagccccgcccccaaaataaaaaattaccacAAAATGGACATGTGATATATCCAAAAAAATCAGCACAAATAGGGGAACCGTGGCATgggtattcagatgacgtcacatgacgtcacgtgcagACCCGCCCCCAAATTACAAATTAccacaaaataaacatgtaatatatcaaaacactcagcacaatgaggggactgcgtcatgggtattcggatgacgtcacatgacgtcacatgcagccccgccccaaaataaaaaaattaccacAAAAATGGACAGGTGATatttcaaaacactcagcacaatatgGGGAACTGCGTCATGGGTATTTGTCACACATCACAtgctcatatactgtacactcgcctccaaaagtattggcacccaagCATACTGGCCTTTGGGAATACTTGCTCTGACAAGCCAACATCAGTTTGTTacgatgaactttacaaatctagttacctATTAAAACGTCTCTAAGTCTATCTAAATCTGAGGTATTTCTCAGTTCTCACAGTCAACTGTCTCACACGTcacatgaatatacagtattctgTGAATGGACCCAACATGTTCACACGGTtcagtttctttttctctttttatatcTTAGATTTCTGTTATCTGACTCTGGATCCCAACACAGCATACTGTTACCTCATTCTGTCTGAGAAGAACAGAGTGGTGACAGGCACTAAGATTGAGCAGCAGTACTCTAatcatccagagagatttgacaCCTGGTCtcaggtgttgtgtaaggagagtgtgtgtggacgctgttactgggaggtggagtggagcgGTACAGTGGAAATTTCAGTCTCATATATAGACATCAGCAGGAAAGgacagggtgatgagtgtgtgtttggacgCAACAATCAGTCCTGGAGTCTGtggtgttcttcttcttctctctcattctggCACAACAACATTAAGACTGATCTTAGAGTTCCTCCTTCCTCCAGAATACGAGTATATGTGGATCACAATGCAGGAATtctgtccttctacagcgtctctgacaccatgaAGCTCATCCACAAAGTCCACACCACATTTACTCAGCCTCTATATGCTGGGTTCAAGCTTGACTGGTGGTTTGGTTCTACTGTGAAATTGTGTGATCTAAAATgaagtgtgtattttgtttgctGTCAGATAGAAATTTTTCAAAAGCAAGTTTTTATATAGTCAACTTTTCCCCAAAAATGACAATCAAATGCTTTATTATTGTCATGTCTAAacaatgctacagcatacaaatattaatacagTCTGTATTACTGTTTGCTTTCATCTTTGTGACAAAAAAGCTGTGCACGAAAGGTTTGGCTATATACAGTAGGTTTATGGTTCTTTTCCTAGGTTTCTTGTGCGTTTCTGAGTCACTGTgtgatattttttaatctttgccTCCCCCTTGTGGTGAGTTTGTGGAAAAGCagctattatttatataaaccgTGTGGAGGTGCtggtgtgtatttatgtatttaagcaGTTGGGTactctttttattataatatgcATCAAGCCTTCTGAGCTACTGAAATAATGTGgcataaattctttttttttttcatttctttctttcttttttttaattttaaagctaCTCTACAATAAAGTAATACACCTTAAAGTATAAGGTCTCAAATACCTGTAAAATTTCTGCACCCATTTATGTCAGAGAAACCGGAAGTGTGCGTGCTTCGAAGgcgttgccatggtaacaacTGCACGCTATCTTGAGACGTTATTCTAAggtgttttac includes these proteins:
- the LOC132855126 gene encoding E3 ubiquitin-protein ligase TRIM16-like, with the protein product MAKASISIDHDQFSCSVCLDLLKDPVTLSCGHSFCKVCINGHWDQEDQKNIYSCPQCRDTFTPRPVLCRNNMLAEVVEKLKKKTEVQAASPDHCYAGPGDVECDFCTGRKHKAVKSCLMCVASFCETHLKPHLEIPALKKHTLIETSTNLREKICSEHNKLIEIFCRTDQTCICYLCTMDNHKGHETVTAAAERDEKRSELNKEQMKFQQRLQEKQKKVQELKQTVNTIKLSAQTAVEDNEMIFTELISSMEKKRSEVTEMIRAQEKAGLSRAERLLEELEQEIDDLQRRVTEMETLSHTHDSIQFLQALASAHWAPKLHIPKSNTSSITVPQHLSFVGMMDSLSDLKKRIEEFCKEEFKNKIHPHAAAVQISSPSQEQDGDFLKYFCYLTLDPNTAYCYLILSEKNRVVTGTKIEQQYSNHPERFDTWSQVLCKESVCGRCYWEVEWSGTVEISVSYIDISRKGQGDECVFGRNNQSWSLWCSSSSLSFWHNNIKTDLRVPPSSRIRVYVDHNAGILSFYSVSDTMKLIHKVHTTFTQPLYAGFKLDWWFGSTVKLCDLK